Within Eschrichtius robustus isolate mEscRob2 chromosome X, mEscRob2.pri, whole genome shotgun sequence, the genomic segment CCAGAGCTGCAGCCACAGCCAGCACGTGGGAGAGCAATGTGGGCAAACAGGACTTAACAGAAAAGGCTGTTCCCCTGCAAGTCTACACCCGGAGGAGCTGTTTGGGGCACTGCCACCGATCACCCCGGCCGCACAAACCCCACACAGAGGATGATGTGGCTCAAggccagccctgccagcacccCGTCTCCTGTGGGAGAAGCTGCCTGGGAGCAAGGCTGTGCCCCCAGCAGAGACAGAGCCAGAGGTTTCTGTCCtcaacccctctcccctcccctcatatCAAACCCACGACACTCACCTGAGGGGACAGGCACCCTGGGCATGACTTCTCCCTGGTTCAGGGCCAAGGGCTCTGAGTTTCCTGGATCTTGGGGGCCTCTGGTGTTGAGGTGGTCACTGCAGGCTTTTCCACCATGCATGCGTGGAAAAGATGTGCCTGGCCTGTGAGTTGGCAGCTGAAACAAGAATTTCTCACCGATTTGGActaaggatgtgtgtgtgtgtgtgtgtgtgtgagtgtgtgtgtgtgtgtgtgagagagagagagagagagagagagacagagagagagttgtgtgatttggggcagggGTGAGGCAGGGAATTGGGAAGGGAATTGAAAGGCTGATCTCATTAGCACTTTCTACCTCAGTCAGCCTCAGGCCAGCAGGCAGAACTGATCTAGGGACAACACTGGGGCACTGAGaaagcccaggccccctgcaagGAAGGTCTGGGGAACAGCTAGGAAGTAGGATTCAGGAAGCTGgtgactactactactactactactactactactactactactactactactactatggctttttggggaaatttttaagGAATCCCCCGACACAATTCAGCTACCAGCCCTCCCTTCCATCCCAGCCCCAGTCTTGCAGAGGAGGCTGGAAACAGGCCAAGGGTGGAGAACCGGGCCCAGCACACCCGAAGTGCTACCTTAATGTTTGTCCCTAGTAAAAGGAGCCCGATCTGGCATCCTAATGACCCAGTGACCGAGGGGCACCCAATGACGACCCCTGAGGGATGGACGGAGGCAGCATGGGTGAAGACGTGTGTCCTGGGGGCGGTtggagcggggtggggggcgaagagtggggagagaggaggagcatGGCCTACTCACTTGGCCCTTTGCGGCTGGATCTCTATTTGGGTCTTTATCTTCTCCCGCCACTGCCTCAGACTCCCTTGCCCGCTTGGCCACggatttcttcccagcaccagtGTGCTTGGACTGTTCATTTCCCGAAGGGACCAAGGTATACCTCTTGGGTCTCCCAAGCAGCGGGATACCAGAGATTGGGGGCAAGGTGGCCGGTTCCAGGGGAGTTGCCGAGATTCGCTCTCCCCCGGAAGGGAAGTTTCTCCCCAGGGTAAGAGTGGAGGCTTCCCCGAGTGATTTCTTCTCCTGGGCCCCCTTCTTCCTAGGAGTGACCCGCGGCAGGccacctgcagcagcagcagcagcagctcccgGGTAGCTGGGCCTGCTGCCCACCTTCCCCCAGAGCACGCTCCGCATTTTCTTAGGGGAAGAGATGCCCTGCTCTCCCACGCCCTGCGTTTCCACAACCGAAGTGAGTCCTCGCGGAGCCAAGGACAGGGAAGAGCCTGGCACGTGAAGGAAATTCTCTCTGACTTGGAAAATCGAGTGTCTGGGAGTGTCCCCAAGAGCCTCGGGTCTGCTGGGCTCGGCCTGGCCTCCTCCTCTGGGGTAAGTGCTCACCGTCATCAGCTGTGTCTCACTGAGCTCATCTGAGGACTCGGGGTCAGACAGCAGCCAGGCCAGGCCTTCCTCGGGGAGCCGCTGGCGATCCGCAGCCACGTGCAACCTACGCTTAGGGCCTCTCTTAGGATTCCCCCAGGCCCGGCCCGCTTCGGGCCCACCGAGGTGGAGAGGGCCGGCCGGAGCCGGTGGCGCTTCCCCACAGCTGTGGTCGGGTGCTCCTCGACCGCCGGGACCCGCCTCGAGGCCGGCCCACACGGTGGACACTTCGAAGGCTTCGCAGCTCTCCGGGGACGGGTGTCTGTGGACGTCCAGCACGTCCCAGTCGGCCAGCTGCCGCAGGATGCCCGCCGCAGACTCCTCGGCCAGTTCCATGAGGTCCCTCGTGACGTCAGCCGGGGAGTCAGGTCGGCCTTCGCTGCCCCACAGCACCGGCCCTCCCGCTTCCAGCATCTCCCGCTCCGACTGGAAGCCCTCGGGGTCGGGGAAGCCGCCCCCGCCCTCGCCGCTCCGCGGCTCCCCGGGCTCGGGGCCTGGGTCGGGACCCCGCGGGACTGCGGGGCCGCCTGGGCCGTTGCCGGCCCGCTCCCCGCCCTCTGGGCCAAAAACCGTTACCCACACAGACACCTCTTCGGGAGAGCTCATGTCGCTACCCTGGCGGCGCCGGAACCGGGGCGACTGTCGATGGCGCGAGTCGCGGTCGCGGTCACGGCGGGCGAGGCGGGCGGCGCTCAGAGGGCAGCGGCAGCCACCTCAGGCGCCGCACAAGCTCACCTCAAACGAAACGACGCGCGGCTTTCATCGCGCCTCACACGCTCGCGCCGCGGCCTCCTCATTGGTCCGGGCCCGGCCAACCAGCGGGCGCCTTTTTCGCCTGCCTCCTCGAGGCCTAACCAATGGGGTCGAGGGCCTCTGGTTTGCCCCCAAGCCTGTGGGCGATCCGGGCAGTGGGCTGGCGAAGGGGATGGTGGGAGTGCCTCCCTCTGTCAAGCCTCTCGGCCCGTCTCCTCCTGTCCCGCCTCCCCTTTCCGGTTAGAGTCAcagctctgagcctccgtttcccaTCTACACAGGGGGTCGGGGAGTGAGGGCGCCGGGCTCCAGGGGTGGTGAGGATGAAACGTCAAGATTGAGGCGGCTGACGCCTAGCACGCGCCGAAAGCATTTGCCAGCCTCCCTTCCACCGCAAGCCTTACGACCCAACAGGAGAATGGGCACAGGAGTCCCGCAGTCAGTGATCAGGGGTCAGCCAGAGAGCAAAGGGATCGTATTTTCCTTCTGTAAGGTCTCTGTCTCAACTGCTCCATCAAATGTGGCTCAGCAAACGTTATTGGCAGGCGGGTTTGGCGGACAGACTGGGGTTGGCGGACAGACTGGGGTTGGCCTCGCTCCATCAGCCCTTCGCCCGCTCTGAGGCAAATTCAAAGAAGAGGAAATCGCAGTGGCCAGTTACACCCCAAGAGATGCTCCCCACCGCTGATCCTGGAGATGTGAACTAAAACCACGAATCGGGTTTCACACACTAGGTTGACAACCTTCAAAGAACTTAACCATTCCGAGGGTGGGAGAGTTTAGGAGCAAAGCCCTGTGGCGGTGGTGCAAGAGATCCATTTGGGAGGTAATCTGGCAGAATCCATTGAAAGCAACTTAGCGCCAGCACggactctgtgcctggcactcttCTAAGCGCTGGGCATAAATAGTAATGCATCCGCGTGACACGCCTAGAACTACAGTACCAACTATTACTGGCCTCTTACcggtgaggaaacaggcactgAGAGGTTCAGCCACTGGCCCAAGGTCATTCGGCTCGTGGGGATCAGCGGCAGGATTGAAACCAATCAATCTGCCTCCAGAGTCCTTGCTTTGAGCCCAAGatcttaaaactggaaggaaaaataaaagcgaTTTCCTCTATGTTCCGGCAAGTCCGCTGCCTGGTACTTCTTCCGGAGACACGCTGGTACCTGTAGTGTACAAGAACACATGCACAAGGGTGTTGGTGATGGGAAAAACTGGGAACACTCCAAATTCCCGTCAGTAAGGAAATGGATGAATGCAACGTGGCCTAGCATCCAGTAGCATAAAGCGTGGCAGTCCAAAGGAATGCATCAGGCCATTCTCACAGCTTTCGAAAGCATCCGCCTGACTTCACACTGCAAGTTGCAGAACGATGGCTTTGGATTCACATTTGTAAATTAAAGCACTTGCGTgcgtgggcacacacacacaccagtcaaTCCTATGTAATATATGAGAATTCATTGAAGTATATGtacaaatatgttttaaagttttgaagGACGCACAACCAAGGCCTACCAGTTGTGATGGCGGTGGGTGTGGATAGCCAGGTGTCTCTCAATTTTTCTTGGAACTGTCAGTTCTCAGCTTCCCTGAGCTGAGCAGTACTGATGTCTGGGGAGTGGTCCCTCTCTTGGTTTCTACATGGCCCATGGGTGTTAGGATTTCCCTTGTCTGCCACCCAACTCCTACTCTGACACCCCTCCATTCTTCCCATACCTTCCTTCTGCTCTTTCCCGTTCATACTCCTCTGTCTTCAGTCacctctctctcctgcctcctgcTCTGGCTGACCTCCTGGAGAGTCCTGGGGTGTCTGAACCCCTCTTGTCTGTGGAACTCAAAGGCCCAGTTTTCTGGGTCTGCACCTGAGAAGCTGGCCATGCTGGAGAAGTTACAGAGCAGGGGAGATTGGGTGCACAGTAAATCTGCAATCCTCCTCCTCGAGCCTGCCCCCGATGGTGCCTGCCTGTTTGTGGATACCGCCCCCTTCCACTTCTCCCAGTGACTTTTAATGTCATGGTGTAGTATTTCAAATATGCtaaaatggataaggaaggaTATAGCAAAATCTCCTGCATCCACCAGCATCCTATGAAACATTACCAGTGGATCCAGTGGAAGCCTCCGTCTTCCCTCTCACCATTTcc encodes:
- the LOC137756333 gene encoding uncharacterized protein CXorf49 homolog, whose translation is MSSPEEVSVWVTVFGPEGGERAGNGPGGPAVPRGPDPGPEPGEPRSGEGGGGFPDPEGFQSEREMLEAGGPVLWGSEGRPDSPADVTRDLMELAEESAAGILRQLADWDVLDVHRHPSPESCEAFEVSTVWAGLEAGPGGRGAPDHSCGEAPPAPAGPLHLGGPEAGRAWGNPKRGPKRRLHVAADRQRLPEEGLAWLLSDPESSDELSETQLMTVSTYPRGGGQAEPSRPEALGDTPRHSIFQVRENFLHVPGSSLSLAPRGLTSVVETQGVGEQGISSPKKMRSVLWGKVGSRPSYPGAAAAAAAGGLPRVTPRKKGAQEKKSLGEASTLTLGRNFPSGGERISATPLEPATLPPISGIPLLGRPKRYTLVPSGNEQSKHTGAGKKSVAKRARESEAVAGEDKDPNRDPAAKGQLPTHRPGTSFPRMHGGKACSDHLNTRGPQDPGNSEPLALNQGEVMPRVPVPSGDREPLDHPPRPERQQQPLGTPGCPWSLVLQRETDDFKEQLAAMQYLADKFQTL